Sequence from the Pyramidobacter piscolens W5455 genome:
GGCGCTGAACTGGCTGGAAAAACGCGAGCTGAGCTTCGACGTGATCTTCGCCGACCCGCCCTACGAGATGAAGTGGATGAGCGAGCTGCCGCGGCTCCTCGGCGCTCATGCCGGACTGCTGAAACCGGGCGGCACGGTGATCCTCGAGCGCGCCGAACGCGAGGCGCTCGACTTGGCGGATTCGCCCTGGGAACTGGTGGACGAGCGGCGCTACGGCGTTTCGGTGCTCGATTTCCTCAAACTGAAGGAGGTCTCCGATGTACAGGCATAAGGCGGTCTATCCCGGTTCCTTCGACCCGATCACGAACGGCCACGTGTTCATCGCCGAACGCGCGGCGGCGCTGTTCGACGAGGTCGAGGTCTCGGTCCTGATCAATCCCGACAAAAAAGGAGCCTTCGCGATCGACGAACGGGTCGATATGGCTCGCGAGGCTCTCAAACATCTTTCCAACGTGACGGTGAATTCTTTCTCCGGACTGCTGGTGGATTTTTTGCGCCAGCGCAAAAGCAGCATCGTCATCCGCGGCCTGCGGGCGCTGTCCGACTTCGAGTACGAGTTTCAGATGGCGCTGATGAACCGTCAGCTGGCGCCGGAGATCGAAACGCTGTTCATCGTCACCGACGCCAAATATTCGTTCCTTTCCAGCCATACCATCAAGGACGTGTTCCAGCTCGGCGGCGAGGTGCGCAACCTCGTGCCGCCCTACGTGCACCGCCGCCTGGTGGAGCGCTTTCACAGCGGCGTCAAAGCCGGCGCCGCTGTGGTGAAAAGCTAGTCGTCGAGGAGCAGCGGCACGGCCTTCTTCTCGCGCTCCCAGTCGGGGCGGGGAAGAAAACTTTCCCACAGCGCCGCGCCGCGGAACTCCAGCGCCATGATCTTTTGGGCGTAGCCGTCGCCGCGCAGCCCGGCGGGTTTCGTGACCACCGGCAGTGAACTTTTTTTGCGCATCAGGCGCAGCAGCTCGCGCCCGCGCCGGTTCATCGCCAGCGGGCGGATGTAGGCGGGGCCGCGGCGCTGAAAGAGTTGGTTGTCCGCCTCGCTGACGTTCAGCAGCATGCCCATGAGCTGACGGCGGACGCGCGTGCGCGGATAGCGGCGCGTGGCGACCCGTTCGGCCAGTTCTTCGAAACTTTCGCAGCGCGGGTACAGGTCGAGAAAGCGGTTCTCGATGCCTTCGCTGATGTCGGCGTACCGTGCCAGTTCTGCGCTTGCGGCGCGCATGAGCAGCAGCCGCACTGCCTGCCAGAGCGGCTGCCAATCGAGGCAGCAGCGCCCGGCGGCGATATTTTTTCGAAGGATGGCCGCGCTTTCGTCCGGCATGGCGCGGTACGCGACCTCCGTCCGTCCGTTCAGAAGCGCTTCGCGGATCCCCGTCGCGCTCATGATTTCGCCTTCGCTTGGATCGTTGTAGCCGGCGCCGGCGCGCCGCACCGGCAACAGTTCGAAGCCGGCCTTCTGGCGCAGCGCCGCTTCCGCGTAGGCGACGGCCAGCGTGTTGTTGGGTTTGCCCAACAGCGCGCCGCCGCCGGGACAAAGCCGCTCGATTGCCCCGGCCCTCGCCTGGGCGTAAGAATGTCCTTTTTTTAAGAAATCCTGTAAAATAGCCTTGAAAGCCGGAGGTTCCTGGACTAAAATAGCGGAGATTACGCCAAGCAGATCCGTTTCATCTTCCATGCCGAAGGAAATGGCCTCGACGACGCCCGTTGCTTTCAGCAGCGCCACGGCGCCGCCGGCGAAAACGCCGGCGTTGTTGCCGCAGAAAGGCAGCGGCAGCTCGAGCGCCAGATCGACGCCGCAGCGCACCGCGGCGCGGGCGCGTTCCCATTTGTCCAGCAGCGCGGGCGCGCCCCGCTGCAGGAAGTTCGACGACAAAACGGAGATAACGGCCGCGCCGGCGTTTTTCTTTTTTATTTCCTCGATCTGGTATCGATGGCCTCGGTGAAAAGGATTGTATTCGGCGACGACGCCGACGATTTTTCTCATGATGGTGATTCTCCTCTGAATTTGCCCTCGGCGGCAGGGGATGAGTGACAGTTTGGATATACGACAGAGCGTCAAAAACGTCAAGGAGGTTTTTTTGCAATGAAGATTCTCGTTATCAACTGCGGCAGCTCCTCTCTGAAGTATCAGGTCTTCGACATGGACAACGAATCCGTGCTTGCCAAAGGTCTGGTCGAGCGCATCGGCATCGACGGTTCCCGCCTCAAGCACACCAAGATCGGCATGGACGCGGTGGTGACCGAGACCGCGATCCCCGATCACAAGGTCGCTGTCGATCTCGTCCTCAAGTCGCTGCTCGACGCCAAGGTCGGCGTGCTCAAGAGCCTCGACGAACTGGGCGCTGTCGGGCATCGCGTCGTCCACGGCGGCGAGGAGTTCGCCAGCTCCGTCAAAATCACGCCTGCCGTGATGAACGCTCTGAAGCGCTGCGCGCCTCTTGCGCCTCTTCACAATCCCGCCAACATCATCGGCATCGAGGCGATCACGGCAGCGTTGCCCTCGGTGCCTCAGGTCGGCGTTTTCGACACGGCGTTCCATCAGACCATGCCCGATTACGCTTTTCGCTATGCCGTGCCCGAGAAATATTACAAGGAAGACCACGTGCGCCGCTACGGCTTTCACGGCACCAGCCACCGCTTCGTGTCGGCCCGCTGCGCCGAGATCCTCGGCCGCCCCATCGAAGAGCTGAAGATCATCACCTGCCACCTCGGCAACGGCAGCTCGCTGGCGGCCGTCGACCACGGCAAGGTCGTCGATACCTCCATGGGCTTCACTCCGCTTCCCGGCGTCGTCATGGGCACTCGCTGCGGCGACGTCGATCCGAGCGTTGTCACCTTCATCGCCCAGAAAGAAGGCGCGGAAAAAACCGACAAGATCCTCAACAAGGAGAGCGGCCTGCTCGGCGTTTCCGGCGTTTCCGCCGACCTTCGCGACGTCGAAGAGGGCATGAACAAGGGCGACGTCAAGTGCGCTCTGGCTTACAAAATGCTGACTTACAGCGTCAAAAAGTACATCGGCGCTTACGCGGCGGCCATGGGCGGCGTCGACGCCATCGTCTTCACGGCCGGCATCGGCGAGAACAGCGCCACGACTCGCCAGATGGTCACCGAAGGGCTCGAATTCCTGGGCGTGAAGATGGACTATTCCAAGAACAATTTCCGCGGCGAGGAACGCGTCATCAGCGCCTCCGATTCCAAGGTCAAGGTCATCGTCATTCCTACCAACGAAGAGCTGGTCATCGCCCGCGACACCAAAAAGATGGCTTTCTGAGCGGGGACCTGAGGCGGGAAGAGCAAGCCCCATGGCACTGACCGAACGGCCGGCGGACTGGCGTTTCGTTGTGCCTTTGCCGGAAGCGAAAGACTCGCAGCGCAGTCTCTCTCGGGCCTGGACTTTGGACCTGAAAGAGCCGCTGTCCTGCGGCGCTCAGGAATTCCCCTTCACGCGGCCGCTCAAAGTCACCGCGGAAACGCGGCGAACGCCCGAAGGCGCCGACGTTTTGATCGGGATCGAGGGAGAAGTTGCTACCGAATGCCGTAGATGTTGTGCGCCTTTAACGGTTGCAATTCAGCAGGAATTCATGTATTCTTACATCTTGCAGTCGGAAGATGTTGGAAAAGTACAAGAAGAAGAGGAATTATTCTCCGATTCCAACAGAGTCGTTATGCCCGTTCCGTGGCTCGGCGGCAGTATCGACGTGACCGATCTCGTGTGGGAATGCCTTGTGGTGGCTCTGCCGCTTTACGCGACGTGCCCAGAGGGATGCATCGAGATCGATTCGCTCCTCCCCGCCGAGGATCGAATGGATCCGCGTTTCCTGGCTCTGACAGATTTACTGGATGAAGAAAAGCAAAAAGGAGGGAAATGACTATGGCAACCCCGAAGATGAAAGTGTCCCACCGCAGGACTCACATGCGCTTTGCCCATTGGCTGGGCGAAAAGACCGCTCCCAACATGACGGCCTGCTCTCACTGCGGCGAAATGATCCAAAACTATTGCGCGTGCCCCGTCTGCGGCTATTATCGCGGCCGCAAGGTGCTCAAGGTCGCCGCCGACAAGGCCGAAACCGAAGCGAAAGCCGAGTAAGCTTGATCTGCTCACAGAAAACTGAAGAGCCTCCTGCATAGAGTTGGTACTGCAGGGGGCTCTTTGCGTTTCTTTTGAGAGGTCAGGGTCTATTGACGAGAAGAACCGGGGCGAAGCAATGAAAATCCTTTCCTTGGGGAGAATGCACCGGCGCGGAAGGATAATCATTTCTGCACGGTTTCATACGTAAAAAATATTTCGGGGCGACTTAAAGTGTATTGACCTTTCACGGTAAAGTCTTTATACTTCGCGTAGTTCGAGAGTAGATATTAGGACTAGGTGTTAAAAGCGGGGGAGGAACATGTCACTGAAAAATGGCAAATTGAAGCGCCACGAAAAGTTATTCGCGCTGATAGAACAGAATCCTCTCTATACCGACGAAGACCTCGCTCGGCTGCTGAAAGTGAGTCTCAGCACGATCCGGCTCGACCGCGCTCTCATGGGCGTACCGGAACTGCGCGAGCGCACTCGTCAGATGGCCGAACGGGCTGTCAGCCGCCTGCGTTCTCTGAAGCAGGAGGAATTCATCGGCGAACTTCTGGGGCTGGAGCCGAACATCTGGGCGCTGTCCGTGCTTCAAACCACCAAGGAAATGGCTTTTCGGCATACCAATCAAGTCTGGGACCAATATATCTACGCTCAAGCAAGCACCCTTGCGATCGCTGTCGTGGAAGCCGATATGGTCGTCGTGCAGACGTTCCGCGGCCGGTACAGCGCTCCCGCGGTTGTGGGAGACCGACTGGTGGCCCGGGCGAAAGTGGGCGTCCATGAAGGCGATAAATACATTGTGAGCGTTCATACCAGCGTGGGTGAGCGAGAGATTTACGTGGGGCGCTTTATCGTGCGGGCTCTGTCGAGCGGAGAAGAAAGTACGGTTTTAGCCGTGCGGGGGAGCGAGGGATAATCATGATAATTGCCGTAGACGCCATGGGCGGCGATCACGGCGCGTCTGCCGTTTGTCCTGGCGTCATTGAAGCATGCAATAGAAACAGCGATCTCGAGATCGCTTTGATTGGGGATAAAACCGTCATTGAACCTTATCTGGACAAAGCTGACGGCAGCGTCCGAGGCCGTATTCGCGTGATTCATGCCGAGGAAGTGGTCGATCCGAACGAGTCGCCCGCGAAGGCGATCCGTTGCAAAAAGCGTTCCAGCATGCGCATCGCTATGGAAATGGTCCGGTCGGGTGAGGCCAAGGGCTGCGTCTCCTCCGGCAGCACGGGCGCGATCGTGGCCGGCGGCGTGCTTGTGGTCGGTCGTCTGAAGGGCATCGACCGCCCCGGTTTGGGGATCTTGCTGCCGACGAAGAAACCGGTGTTCCTTCTCGACGCCGGAGCCACCGTTCGCTGCAAGCCGCTGAATCTGGTGCAGTTTTCGCTGATGGGTTCCGTTTACATGAAGGACGTGGAAAAGCTCTCCTTGTCGCCGCGGGTCTGCCTGCTTTCCAATGGTTCCGAAGAGATCAAGGGCGACGACGTCATCGTGGCGGCTCGCGAACGGTTGCGCGCGAGCGACGACTTGAATTTCGGCGGTTATGTCGAGGCCAACCGAGTCCCCATGGGCGACGCGGACGTCGTGGTTTGCGACGGTTTTTCCGGCAACGTCATGCTCAAGTCCTTTGAAGGATTGATCAAGTTCTGCAAGGGACTGGTCAAAGAAACCATCCAGGAGTCTTGGCTGGCGAAAGCCGGCGCGCTGTTGCTGTACCCTTCCATGAAGAGACTCGGCGCGCGCGTCGATTATCAGCGCTACGGCGGTTCCGCGCTGATGGGCGTGAACGGTGCGGTGATCAAAGCCCACGGGCGTTCCAAAGCGCCCGCCATCGCCAACGCCATCGGCGTGGCCTACAGCTTTGTG
This genomic interval carries:
- a CDS encoding RsmD family RNA methyltransferase encodes the protein MKEVRPTAGKTLGALFSILGPLSGMSFLDLFSGTGRVAKEARARGASIVTVELLRDRAAEIRRALGEENHTALCMDVRRALNWLEKRELSFDVIFADPPYEMKWMSELPRLLGAHAGLLKPGGTVILERAEREALDLADSPWELVDERRYGVSVLDFLKLKEVSDVQA
- the coaD gene encoding pantetheine-phosphate adenylyltransferase, which gives rise to MYRHKAVYPGSFDPITNGHVFIAERAAALFDEVEVSVLINPDKKGAFAIDERVDMAREALKHLSNVTVNSFSGLLVDFLRQRKSSIVIRGLRALSDFEYEFQMALMNRQLAPEIETLFIVTDAKYSFLSSHTIKDVFQLGGEVRNLVPPYVHRRLVERFHSGVKAGAAVVKS
- a CDS encoding nucleotidyltransferase family protein: MRKIVGVVAEYNPFHRGHRYQIEEIKKKNAGAAVISVLSSNFLQRGAPALLDKWERARAAVRCGVDLALELPLPFCGNNAGVFAGGAVALLKATGVVEAISFGMEDETDLLGVISAILVQEPPAFKAILQDFLKKGHSYAQARAGAIERLCPGGGALLGKPNNTLAVAYAEAALRQKAGFELLPVRRAGAGYNDPSEGEIMSATGIREALLNGRTEVAYRAMPDESAAILRKNIAAGRCCLDWQPLWQAVRLLLMRAASAELARYADISEGIENRFLDLYPRCESFEELAERVATRRYPRTRVRRQLMGMLLNVSEADNQLFQRRGPAYIRPLAMNRRGRELLRLMRKKSSLPVVTKPAGLRGDGYAQKIMALEFRGAALWESFLPRPDWEREKKAVPLLLDD
- a CDS encoding acetate/propionate family kinase, whose product is MKILVINCGSSSLKYQVFDMDNESVLAKGLVERIGIDGSRLKHTKIGMDAVVTETAIPDHKVAVDLVLKSLLDAKVGVLKSLDELGAVGHRVVHGGEEFASSVKITPAVMNALKRCAPLAPLHNPANIIGIEAITAALPSVPQVGVFDTAFHQTMPDYAFRYAVPEKYYKEDHVRRYGFHGTSHRFVSARCAEILGRPIEELKIITCHLGNGSSLAAVDHGKVVDTSMGFTPLPGVVMGTRCGDVDPSVVTFIAQKEGAEKTDKILNKESGLLGVSGVSADLRDVEEGMNKGDVKCALAYKMLTYSVKKYIGAYAAAMGGVDAIVFTAGIGENSATTRQMVTEGLEFLGVKMDYSKNNFRGEERVISASDSKVKVIVIPTNEELVIARDTKKMAF
- a CDS encoding YceD family protein; this translates as MDLKEPLSCGAQEFPFTRPLKVTAETRRTPEGADVLIGIEGEVATECRRCCAPLTVAIQQEFMYSYILQSEDVGKVQEEEELFSDSNRVVMPVPWLGGSIDVTDLVWECLVVALPLYATCPEGCIEIDSLLPAEDRMDPRFLALTDLLDEEKQKGGK
- the rpmF gene encoding 50S ribosomal protein L32 produces the protein MATPKMKVSHRRTHMRFAHWLGEKTAPNMTACSHCGEMIQNYCACPVCGYYRGRKVLKVAADKAETEAKAE
- the fapR gene encoding transcription factor FapR: MSLKNGKLKRHEKLFALIEQNPLYTDEDLARLLKVSLSTIRLDRALMGVPELRERTRQMAERAVSRLRSLKQEEFIGELLGLEPNIWALSVLQTTKEMAFRHTNQVWDQYIYAQASTLAIAVVEADMVVVQTFRGRYSAPAVVGDRLVARAKVGVHEGDKYIVSVHTSVGEREIYVGRFIVRALSSGEESTVLAVRGSEG
- the plsX gene encoding phosphate acyltransferase PlsX, which encodes MIIAVDAMGGDHGASAVCPGVIEACNRNSDLEIALIGDKTVIEPYLDKADGSVRGRIRVIHAEEVVDPNESPAKAIRCKKRSSMRIAMEMVRSGEAKGCVSSGSTGAIVAGGVLVVGRLKGIDRPGLGILLPTKKPVFLLDAGATVRCKPLNLVQFSLMGSVYMKDVEKLSLSPRVCLLSNGSEEIKGDDVIVAARERLRASDDLNFGGYVEANRVPMGDADVVVCDGFSGNVMLKSFEGLIKFCKGLVKETIQESWLAKAGALLLYPSMKRLGARVDYQRYGGSALMGVNGAVIKAHGRSKAPAIANAIGVAYSFVERNALERIREDIAQELEKVAAEETLC